In one Nostoc cf. commune SO-36 genomic region, the following are encoded:
- a CDS encoding four helix bundle protein — protein MDKNVGIADRSKAFAIRIIKACSFLDEKPGICRTLSKQLLRSGTSVGANIRESRSAQSDKDFLHKMEIALKEARETEYWLEILIESEVVEKSKFYSLLQEADEIVKILVASTRKIKERLNGNKLRSKKIVIARDKHSEFTSTVNSKAIPPS, from the coding sequence GTGGATAAAAATGTTGGGATTGCTGACAGGAGTAAGGCGTTTGCAATTAGAATCATCAAAGCTTGCAGCTTTCTTGATGAAAAACCGGGTATTTGCCGCACGCTATCAAAGCAACTGTTGCGTTCTGGAACAAGTGTTGGTGCAAATATAAGAGAGTCACGTTCGGCTCAGTCTGATAAAGACTTTTTGCACAAGATGGAAATCGCTTTAAAGGAAGCGCGCGAAACTGAATACTGGTTGGAAATTTTAATTGAATCTGAAGTTGTAGAAAAATCTAAATTTTATTCGTTACTTCAGGAAGCTGATGAGATAGTAAAAATACTCGTGGCCTCTACACGCAAAATTAAAGAGAGATTAAATGGCAATAAACTTCGCAGTAAAAAGATAGTGATTGCAAGAGATAAGCACTCAGAATTTACAAGTACTGTGAACTCGAAAGCGATACCCCCTAGCTAG
- a CDS encoding HAD family hydrolase, giving the protein MSPKGTIAFDILGTCFSLDKPRQALIELGAPAYTLELWFAQTLRDAFALSHAVHYQPLKQILAAELPRSLAAIGLETTEQQRSQVLDTFSHLELQTGALIAFDKLQSDGWRLIALTNGSEESTRKLLQQSNALPFFDGILSCDAIEKTKPHPDVYALAKQESEGEVWLVAAHAWDVMGAVLAGLQTVFITSAEKAYLGVYPQSTIVAADLGDAANQILQQVPNSLLLPT; this is encoded by the coding sequence ATGAGTCCAAAAGGAACGATCGCCTTTGATATCCTTGGTACTTGCTTTAGCCTGGATAAGCCGCGTCAAGCCTTGATTGAGTTGGGCGCTCCTGCATATACACTAGAACTCTGGTTTGCTCAAACCCTGCGGGATGCTTTTGCACTTTCTCATGCAGTGCATTACCAGCCCCTTAAGCAAATTTTAGCAGCAGAACTACCGCGCTCGCTTGCTGCCATTGGGCTAGAAACAACCGAACAACAGCGTTCGCAAGTACTCGATACATTCAGCCACTTAGAACTACAAACAGGTGCTTTGATTGCCTTTGACAAGTTGCAATCGGATGGATGGAGACTGATTGCACTGACTAATGGCAGCGAAGAGTCTACTCGGAAACTGCTTCAACAATCCAACGCTCTACCATTTTTTGATGGTATCCTCTCTTGTGATGCGATTGAGAAAACCAAACCACATCCTGATGTTTATGCACTGGCAAAACAAGAAAGCGAAGGCGAAGTATGGTTGGTTGCTGCCCACGCTTGGGATGTAATGGGCGCAGTACTGGCTGGTTTGCAAACCGTCTTTATCACATCAGCAGAAAAAGCATACTTGGGAGTTTACCCACAATCAACTATTGTGGCAGCTGATCTGGGAGATGCTGCCAATCAAATTTTGCAACAGGTTCCTAACTCTCTTTTATTACCTACCTGA
- the dinB gene encoding DNA polymerase IV, with protein sequence MELPLGQESVATTRKIIHVDMDAFYASVEQRDNPSYRGKPLVVGGSPNQRGVVAAASYEARKFGIHSAMPSITAFAKCPGLIFVRPRFDVYRDISTSIHAIFKRYSDLVEGVALDEAYLDVTENRQNIPYASTIARHIKTAIVQETQLTATAGVSINKFLAKMASGQNKPNGLTVILPEDAIAFVEQLAIEKFHGIGEVTAAKMHSLGIHTGADLKERSPLELTHHFGKAGNYYYKIARAEDDRPVEANRVRKSIGAETSFAQDLSDISQMLQQLEQIAQIVEQRLEQHETRGRTLTLKVKFSDYHQITRSKTMLAPISELSTIFEIAKALFESIDLENRSIRLLGISLSNLDNAKQTQVIQLPLFQNGNIIF encoded by the coding sequence GTGGAGCTACCCTTGGGGCAAGAATCAGTTGCTACAACTAGAAAAATTATCCATGTAGATATGGACGCTTTCTACGCATCAGTAGAACAGCGAGATAACCCTAGCTACCGAGGTAAACCGTTAGTCGTCGGTGGCAGCCCGAATCAACGAGGCGTGGTTGCAGCCGCCAGTTATGAAGCGAGGAAGTTTGGCATTCATTCCGCGATGCCTTCCATAACCGCTTTTGCCAAATGCCCTGGACTTATCTTTGTCAGACCGAGATTCGACGTTTACCGAGATATTTCCACTTCAATCCACGCTATCTTTAAACGCTACAGTGATTTAGTGGAAGGAGTTGCACTAGATGAGGCATACCTTGATGTTACTGAGAATAGGCAAAACATCCCCTACGCTTCTACTATCGCAAGACACATCAAAACTGCAATTGTTCAGGAAACTCAGTTGACGGCAACCGCAGGTGTGTCGATTAACAAGTTTCTTGCAAAAATGGCATCAGGGCAGAACAAGCCCAATGGACTAACGGTTATTTTACCGGAGGATGCGATCGCCTTTGTAGAACAGCTAGCGATTGAAAAATTCCACGGTATAGGAGAAGTTACGGCGGCGAAGATGCATTCGCTCGGCATTCATACTGGCGCAGATTTGAAAGAGCGTTCGCCCTTGGAGTTAACACACCATTTTGGGAAAGCAGGGAATTATTACTATAAGATTGCCAGGGCAGAAGATGACCGCCCAGTTGAGGCGAATCGGGTTCGCAAGTCCATCGGTGCAGAAACCTCGTTTGCACAAGACTTAAGCGATATCAGTCAGATGTTGCAACAACTCGAACAGATTGCCCAAATTGTCGAGCAACGCTTAGAGCAGCACGAAACGCGAGGTCGCACGTTAACGTTAAAAGTCAAGTTTTCTGACTATCATCAGATAACCCGCAGTAAAACAATGCTTGCTCCAATTAGTGAACTCTCTACGATTTTTGAGATAGCTAAAGCACTGTTTGAGTCGATTGATTTGGAAAACCGCAGTATTAGGTTACTGGGCATTTCCTTGTCCAATTTGGATAACGCCAAACAAACCCAAGTAATTCAATTGCCATTATTTCAAAATGGGAACATCATATTTTAG
- a CDS encoding ISL3 family transposase — protein MKFPVEQILNLPEMKVLDCLRVASRREEIEGIGIVITIEKYVNYSACPSCRQITRSIHQNHWRMIHDLSWSEQTVLLKINRRQFKCNNCKKVFSEKLDFVDKNKGYTKRLAQDIVQQVLDSNIHSVAKRNDLSDEEVESMLKGQVSQILNINLTQIKRLGIDEIALVKGQGNYLAVLVDLDTHKPIEIVKSRRIEELREVLIKWGVQVLEEIIEVSIDLWSPYKTLVEELMPNANITADRFHVMKQVNDELDTMRKAEKKAAISLENKSERDRILEGLNKSKYSFIKNEDSLNEKQKEKLKAAQEVSPILAKMHRLKEEFRDVFESCKSWGDSIIKLLDWMHDALLYFPKSIGTMIRWFGEIVGYFDGRTTSGTVEGINNKLKLIKRLGYGFRNFSNFRLRSLLNWHFSINSP, from the coding sequence ATGAAATTTCCTGTAGAGCAAATCCTGAATCTGCCAGAGATGAAAGTGTTAGACTGTCTTCGCGTAGCGTCTCGCAGAGAAGAAATTGAAGGCATAGGAATAGTTATAACAATAGAGAAATATGTCAACTATTCTGCTTGTCCTTCGTGTAGGCAAATTACTCGCAGTATACATCAAAATCATTGGAGGATGATTCATGATTTATCTTGGAGTGAGCAAACAGTGTTATTAAAAATAAATCGTCGCCAATTCAAATGTAACAATTGTAAAAAAGTATTTAGCGAAAAACTAGATTTTGTCGATAAAAACAAAGGATATACTAAGAGATTAGCCCAAGACATAGTACAACAAGTATTAGATAGCAACATTCATAGTGTAGCGAAAAGGAATGACTTAAGTGATGAAGAAGTTGAATCAATGTTAAAAGGGCAAGTATCGCAAATATTAAACATAAACTTAACTCAAATAAAAAGATTAGGTATAGATGAAATTGCTCTAGTTAAAGGACAAGGGAATTACTTAGCAGTATTAGTAGATTTAGATACTCATAAACCTATAGAAATAGTCAAATCAAGGCGGATAGAAGAACTACGTGAAGTCCTTATCAAATGGGGAGTTCAGGTGCTTGAAGAAATCATTGAAGTGAGCATTGATCTCTGGTCTCCTTATAAAACTTTAGTAGAAGAATTAATGCCCAATGCTAACATAACTGCTGATAGATTTCACGTTATGAAACAAGTAAATGATGAATTAGATACAATGCGTAAAGCCGAGAAGAAGGCAGCAATATCGCTAGAAAATAAATCCGAAAGAGACAGAATATTAGAAGGATTGAATAAAAGTAAATATAGCTTCATTAAAAATGAAGATTCTTTAAATGAAAAGCAAAAAGAGAAATTAAAGGCAGCCCAAGAAGTTTCACCAATTCTTGCTAAAATGCATAGGCTGAAAGAAGAATTCAGAGATGTATTTGAATCTTGCAAATCTTGGGGAGATAGCATAATTAAATTATTAGATTGGATGCACGATGCACTTTTATATTTTCCGAAAAGTATAGGTACAATGATTAGATGGTTTGGTGAAATAGTCGGTTATTTCGATGGTAGAACTACGAGTGGTACTGTTGAAGGAATTAATAATAAACTTAAGTTAATTAAAAGACTTGGATATGGCTTTCGTAATTTTAGCAATTTTCGACTACGCAGTTTATTAAATTGGCACTTTAGTATTAATTCTCCATAA
- a CDS encoding CopG family transcriptional regulator, whose product MNKKWAIKRITINLASVESEKLERYCAMTGRPATDVIRQLIRSLSITELSASEQTTPTLKYDVPILK is encoded by the coding sequence ATGAACAAAAAATGGGCTATCAAACGAATCACAATAAATCTTGCATCAGTTGAAAGCGAAAAACTTGAACGATATTGTGCAATGACAGGTAGACCTGCAACTGATGTGATTCGGCAGTTGATTCGCTCTCTCTCCATAACGGAGTTGTCAGCGTCTGAACAGACTACACCTACGCTAAAATATGATGTTCCCATTTTGAAATAA
- a CDS encoding RNA-guided endonuclease InsQ/TnpB family protein, with the protein MIVREAKLLNGTKAQYQALDDAIRTAQFIRNKAVRYWMDNQSVGKADLYKLCKDLAAVFDFALKLNSAARQASAERAWAAISNFYKRCKKQEKNIGYPKFKKHCRSVEYKVSGWKLSDDCKIITFTDGFKVGSLSVFCNSSTREDLLTLKINRVRVVRRADGYYAQFCFDAERKEVGEFTGKVVGLDLGLKFFTKDQNDNAVIYPQFLRKSERRLKKAQRRLSKKFVKDRKPQSINYHKSRKRLGRVHLKITRQRKDWAIKQARCVVALNDVVVYEDLKIANMVKNHHLAKSISDCSWHQFTQWLEYYGKIWDKAVVAVSPNYTSQDCSNCGHRVKKSLSTRTHSCPNCRVEICRDTNAAVNILKKGMKILGVEWQSGKSGLLPKGDPRGDSVRVASRREAVASQTLLPSLPLRYPASGVSPSGGLFQDNSTSGQEGSAEQSGKHGEKTANTIDGKLDIASGFL; encoded by the coding sequence ATGATAGTAAGAGAAGCCAAGCTACTAAACGGAACAAAGGCACAATACCAAGCTCTTGATGATGCCATTCGCACTGCCCAATTTATTAGAAATAAAGCAGTTCGTTATTGGATGGATAATCAAAGTGTCGGTAAAGCTGACTTATATAAGCTGTGCAAAGACTTAGCGGCTGTTTTCGACTTTGCTTTAAAGTTAAATTCTGCTGCGCGTCAAGCCAGTGCCGAAAGAGCTTGGGCTGCTATCTCAAATTTTTATAAACGTTGCAAAAAACAGGAGAAAAATATTGGTTATCCCAAGTTTAAAAAGCATTGTCGTTCTGTAGAGTACAAAGTCTCAGGCTGGAAACTATCTGATGATTGTAAAATTATTACTTTCACGGATGGCTTTAAAGTTGGTTCTTTATCTGTCTTTTGTAATTCATCTACACGAGAAGACCTCCTAACACTTAAAATCAACCGCGTCCGTGTAGTCAGGAGAGCAGATGGGTATTATGCTCAATTCTGTTTTGATGCCGAACGCAAGGAAGTTGGGGAATTTACTGGCAAGGTTGTTGGGTTGGACTTGGGGTTAAAGTTTTTCACCAAAGACCAAAATGATAATGCTGTAATTTATCCGCAATTTTTAAGAAAATCTGAGCGCAGACTTAAAAAAGCACAAAGGCGGTTAAGTAAAAAGTTTGTTAAAGACAGAAAACCTCAGTCAATCAATTATCACAAGTCGCGGAAACGATTAGGTAGAGTTCATCTAAAAATCACTAGACAGCGTAAAGATTGGGCTATAAAGCAAGCCCGATGCGTAGTGGCATTAAATGATGTCGTAGTCTACGAGGATTTGAAGATTGCGAACATGGTCAAAAATCACCATTTGGCTAAATCAATTTCCGACTGTAGTTGGCATCAGTTCACTCAATGGCTAGAATACTACGGGAAAATCTGGGATAAAGCAGTTGTGGCAGTATCGCCCAACTATACATCTCAGGACTGTAGCAATTGTGGACATAGAGTGAAAAAGTCACTCAGCACCCGAACTCATTCATGCCCTAATTGCAGGGTTGAAATATGCCGTGATACGAACGCGGCAGTTAATATTCTCAAGAAAGGAATGAAGATATTAGGAGTTGAGTGGCAAAGCGGAAAATCCGGTCTTCTCCCAAAGGGAGACCCCAGGGGCGATAGCGTTCGCGTTGCGTCTCGAAGAGAAGCGGTAGCGAGTCAGACGCTCCTGCCGTCGCTACCGCTACGCTACCCTGCGTCTGGGGTTTCCCCAAGTGGAGGACTTTTTCAAGACAACAGTACTTCTGGGCAAGAAGGATCTGCCGAGCAATCGGGAAAGCATGGGGAGAAGACCGCCAATACTATTGATGGGAAACTTGATATAGCAAGTGGATTTCTGTGA
- a CDS encoding aldehyde dehydrogenase family protein: MTTTKSNRTTSSNPSKSPVPYTGFDRLFIGGRWVTGRSEHKLQPINPYSRDVIIEIPAADKRDLEDAYQEAQRTQVAWAEALPSERSLIMRRAADIMDARREEMISWSIREAGSPRKKAMLEWKAARDVMEQAVSAPYGAQGRILPSDIPGKESRVYRRPVGVVAVVSPWDFALNLANRSIAPALALGNAVVLKPPSNTPVTGGLIFAKIFEEAGLPAGVFSVVAGSASEIGDAFVSHPIPRVITFTGSTKAGRHIGELTMTSPIMKRASLELGGNNPLVVLDDADLELAVKAAVFGKFLNSGQICMSINRLIVDERVHDEFVNRFVDRVRNLKIGDPNQADTDIGPIINEAQLNSHIKHIQKAHQESARQLLGGNPDGLMLPPHVFVDVNNQMSVAREEMFGPIASIIKVRNEAEALQVANDTEYGLSSAVFTRDEGRGLRFARSMQAGMTHINDQTVNDLANAPFGGEKNSGIGRFGGDWAIEEFTTDHWITVQQAPRTYPL; the protein is encoded by the coding sequence ATGACAACTACAAAATCTAATCGTACAACTAGTTCAAATCCTAGTAAATCACCTGTTCCCTACACAGGATTTGATCGCCTGTTTATTGGCGGACGTTGGGTTACAGGCCGTTCCGAACACAAATTGCAGCCCATCAACCCATACTCCCGAGACGTGATTATAGAAATTCCGGCGGCGGACAAACGAGACTTAGAAGATGCTTATCAAGAAGCACAGCGTACTCAAGTGGCATGGGCAGAGGCTTTGCCGAGTGAGCGATCGCTGATTATGCGTCGTGCAGCTGATATTATGGATGCCCGTCGTGAGGAAATGATTTCGTGGTCGATTCGGGAAGCAGGTAGCCCGCGCAAGAAGGCAATGCTGGAATGGAAAGCAGCGCGTGATGTCATGGAACAAGCTGTTTCGGCTCCTTATGGTGCCCAGGGGCGCATTCTTCCCTCTGATATTCCAGGTAAAGAAAGCCGAGTTTATCGCCGTCCAGTGGGTGTAGTCGCTGTAGTCAGTCCGTGGGACTTTGCCCTCAACCTCGCCAATCGCTCGATTGCCCCCGCCCTTGCACTAGGCAATGCGGTAGTGCTGAAACCACCCTCGAATACTCCCGTCACAGGTGGTCTGATCTTTGCCAAGATATTTGAGGAAGCGGGACTTCCTGCCGGTGTGTTTAGCGTTGTGGCAGGATCAGCCAGTGAGATTGGAGATGCATTTGTGAGCCACCCTATCCCACGTGTGATTACCTTTACCGGCTCGACAAAAGCAGGCCGACATATTGGGGAACTGACAATGACTAGCCCCATCATGAAACGGGCTTCCCTTGAGCTTGGGGGTAACAATCCACTGGTGGTTTTAGACGATGCCGATCTGGAACTGGCGGTAAAGGCTGCTGTGTTTGGTAAGTTCTTAAACTCAGGTCAGATCTGCATGAGTATTAATCGGCTAATTGTTGATGAGCGGGTGCATGATGAGTTTGTCAATCGCTTTGTCGATCGCGTCCGTAATCTAAAGATAGGCGACCCGAATCAGGCAGATACTGACATCGGCCCGATTATTAATGAAGCTCAGTTGAATTCACATATCAAGCATATTCAGAAGGCGCATCAAGAAAGTGCCCGTCAATTGCTCGGCGGCAACCCGGATGGACTAATGCTCCCGCCACACGTCTTTGTCGATGTCAACAATCAGATGTCAGTGGCACGTGAGGAGATGTTTGGGCCTATCGCCTCCATCATCAAAGTTCGCAATGAGGCAGAAGCATTACAAGTGGCGAATGATACTGAGTATGGCTTATCAAGTGCCGTATTTACCCGTGATGAGGGACGTGGGCTGCGTTTTGCACGCTCAATGCAAGCGGGGATGACGCATATCAACGATCAGACAGTAAACGACCTAGCGAATGCTCCCTTTGGTGGCGAAAAAAATAGTGGCATAGGACGTTTTGGTGGTGATTGGGCAATTGAGGAGTTCACCACCGATCATTGGATTACTGTGCAGCAGGCTCCGCGCACTTATCCCTTGTGA
- a CDS encoding DUF7219 family protein: MNQSHEEDKDKFISPRGRYYGQVKPENLVFNANLQEFAQKVGMITSLESNGKLEPEDAYQQIKELWKQLKRSKKGLGIGEEPLAKD, from the coding sequence ATGAATCAGTCTCATGAGGAAGACAAAGATAAATTCATTTCCCCTCGTGGTCGCTACTACGGACAAGTTAAACCAGAAAACTTAGTGTTTAATGCTAACTTACAAGAATTTGCTCAAAAAGTTGGCATGATCACCAGTTTAGAAAGCAATGGTAAGCTTGAACCAGAAGATGCTTATCAGCAAATTAAGGAACTTTGGAAACAGCTAAAGCGCAGTAAGAAGGGACTGGGAATTGGTGAGGAGCCATTGGCAAAAGACTGA
- a CDS encoding major royal jelly family protein translates to MVSQLQKLPTDKSLGTLEPVAHFDGAMPTGVTVSHQGRIFVNFPKWGDEVAFTVAEIRDGRPVAYPNEAINRTNPDNLAQTLVSVQSVVVDPRDRLWILDTGSPMFQPTQYGGPKLVCVDLTSDRVIKTILFPQYVALPTTYLNDVRFDLRRGAEGMAFITDSSDQGANGIIVVDLASGESWRRLHDHPSTKAQELSTFLPVVEGRPFMERQPDGLTKPVKMGSDGIAISADGSRLYYCPLASRHLYSVAVDALVDRAINDGAVAATVIDEGDKGGGADGLESDADGCIYATNYEHNAIGRRHPDGAWETVVHDPRLLWPDTLSVATDGYLYVTANQLHRQPSYQKGCDLRQLPYSLFRIRINAQPVLLR, encoded by the coding sequence ATGGTCAGTCAATTACAGAAGTTACCGACAGATAAATCATTAGGCACACTGGAGCCAGTTGCACACTTTGATGGTGCTATGCCCACGGGTGTAACGGTATCTCATCAAGGGCGCATCTTTGTCAATTTTCCTAAGTGGGGCGATGAAGTTGCCTTCACGGTGGCAGAAATCCGAGATGGTCGTCCGGTGGCTTATCCTAATGAGGCAATTAATCGCACAAACCCAGATAACCTTGCCCAAACGCTTGTATCTGTGCAAAGTGTTGTGGTTGATCCCCGCGATCGCCTGTGGATTCTCGATACTGGTAGCCCGATGTTCCAACCGACACAGTACGGTGGCCCCAAGCTGGTTTGTGTTGATCTAACAAGCGATCGAGTCATCAAAACGATTCTTTTTCCCCAATATGTAGCATTGCCAACAACCTACCTTAATGATGTCCGGTTTGATTTGAGACGCGGTGCTGAGGGCATGGCGTTCATTACCGATTCATCAGATCAAGGCGCGAACGGGATTATTGTTGTAGATTTGGCATCGGGCGAAAGCTGGCGCAGACTGCACGATCATCCTTCCACAAAAGCCCAAGAATTATCCACCTTTCTGCCTGTGGTTGAGGGTCGCCCATTCATGGAACGTCAGCCAGATGGGTTAACCAAACCCGTCAAAATGGGGTCAGATGGAATTGCGATTAGTGCAGACGGATCGCGTTTGTATTACTGTCCCCTTGCTAGTCGTCATCTCTACAGTGTTGCGGTTGATGCTCTTGTGGATCGAGCGATCAACGATGGTGCTGTTGCTGCAACGGTAATTGATGAGGGGGATAAAGGCGGCGGTGCAGATGGACTCGAATCAGATGCCGACGGATGTATTTATGCAACTAACTATGAACATAATGCAATTGGGCGTCGCCATCCTGATGGAGCCTGGGAAACGGTAGTACACGATCCTCGCCTCCTTTGGCCTGATACCCTTTCAGTAGCAACAGACGGTTATCTTTACGTCACAGCCAACCAGTTGCACCGTCAACCAAGCTACCAAAAAGGGTGTGATTTACGTCAGTTGCCTTATAGTCTTTTCCGCATTCGCATTAATGCTCAACCTGTGCTGCTGCGATAA
- a CDS encoding DUF3574 domain-containing protein, whose amino-acid sequence MSKKNIFNKITTALATSTALSLAFMVDLPKAKAFSLIQEDLFFGRNIAGGQEVSQKEFQAFVNGVITPRFPSGLTIFDANGQFQHSTGKLIEEPAKVVTLFRENTPTNEVSISEIVRAYRKQFNQESVLQVANFDELAVSFDLGEDLFNNSSVPKLIQTDLFFGRNIPGDGEVSQSEFQAFVDSVITPRFPSGLTIFDANGQFQDSTGIIIEEPSKVISLIFEDTLDNETSINQIIEAYLQQFSQESVLTVVDEDIRVRFVESEPVPEPSSVTGALLFSTLIVACRLKKKEHKHR is encoded by the coding sequence ATGTCTAAAAAAAATATTTTCAACAAGATTACTACCGCTCTGGCCACTAGTACCGCCCTTTCTCTGGCGTTCATGGTAGATTTACCTAAAGCTAAAGCATTTTCCCTAATTCAGGAAGATTTGTTTTTTGGACGTAATATTGCCGGAGGTCAAGAGGTATCCCAGAAAGAGTTTCAGGCTTTTGTTAATGGTGTAATTACCCCTCGTTTCCCAAGTGGTCTAACAATTTTTGATGCCAATGGGCAATTTCAACATAGTACAGGAAAACTCATCGAAGAACCTGCCAAAGTTGTTACCCTTTTCCGAGAAAACACTCCAACAAACGAAGTTTCTATCAGCGAGATTGTTAGGGCATACCGTAAGCAGTTCAATCAGGAAAGTGTTTTGCAAGTGGCAAACTTTGACGAGCTTGCAGTTAGCTTCGATTTAGGTGAGGATTTATTTAACAATAGTTCAGTTCCAAAGCTCATCCAAACGGATTTATTTTTTGGGCGTAACATTCCTGGGGACGGCGAAGTATCTCAGAGCGAGTTTCAAGCGTTTGTTGACAGTGTGATTACCCCTCGTTTCCCAAGTGGTCTAACAATTTTTGATGCCAATGGGCAATTTCAAGACAGTACCGGAATCATTATTGAAGAACCCTCAAAGGTTATCAGCCTTATCTTTGAAGATACTCTGGATAACGAAACTTCTATTAACCAAATTATTGAAGCTTACCTTCAACAGTTTAGTCAAGAAAGCGTCTTGACAGTTGTTGATGAAGATATCCGTGTGCGTTTTGTAGAGTCTGAGCCTGTTCCAGAACCTTCTTCTGTTACTGGAGCGCTTCTATTTAGCACTTTGATCGTCGCTTGCAGATTGAAAAAGAAAGAGCATAAGCATCGGTAA
- a CDS encoding YbhB/YbcL family Raf kinase inhibitor-like protein produces the protein MALNIKDLRIYSPAFTSLGHIPKQYTSDGENISPPLEWSGLPAGTQQLALICHDPDAPLPQGFTHWLIYGIPPRINQIPEGDGSKFTEGMNSSNQRGYTGPAPPQGHGPHHYYFWLYALDAELDLKPNMNREQLLNAIADHVIEQARLVGVYES, from the coding sequence ATGGCGTTGAATATCAAAGATTTACGGATTTATAGTCCTGCATTCACTTCTTTGGGACATATACCGAAACAGTATACCAGCGACGGTGAAAACATCTCACCTCCCTTGGAATGGAGTGGACTGCCAGCCGGAACCCAGCAATTAGCACTCATCTGCCACGACCCAGATGCGCCCTTGCCACAGGGGTTTACTCACTGGTTAATCTATGGCATCCCGCCAAGAATTAACCAGATTCCAGAGGGAGATGGTAGTAAATTTACTGAAGGCATGAACAGTTCCAATCAGCGAGGGTATACCGGGCCTGCTCCACCACAGGGGCACGGGCCTCACCATTACTATTTCTGGTTATATGCCCTAGATGCAGAGCTTGACCTGAAGCCAAATATGAACCGCGAGCAACTACTGAATGCGATCGCTGATCATGTGATTGAGCAAGCGCGGCTGGTTGGAGTCTATGAATCCTGA
- a CDS encoding SDR family oxidoreductase, whose protein sequence is MEQKDTFKKASRRQVLGGLSVGIVAAQAVPALAQQSSTPAKRQETPTQGTPNQSVKQNPVNEYPSPPFSRQPQEPPGLASQMTPRPDHGEKSYQGSGRLVGRKALVTGGDSGIGRAAAIAFAREGADVAINYLPVEEPDAREVIQLIRAAGRKAVAIPGDIRDEKFCNQLVANAVRELGGLDILVNNAGRQQSVDSILNLTTEQFDSTFKTNVYAMFWITKAAVPHFSPGASIINTSSVQAYDPSANLLDYAQTKTAIVAFTKSLAKQLAKKGIRVNAIAPGPYWTPLQVSGGQPQSTIEKFGGDTPMGRPGQPAELAPIYVLLASQESSYATGQVYGAAGGSGNP, encoded by the coding sequence ATGGAACAAAAAGATACCTTCAAAAAAGCCTCACGCCGTCAAGTTCTTGGTGGGCTATCCGTTGGCATTGTTGCAGCGCAAGCGGTACCAGCTTTAGCGCAACAGTCATCTACCCCGGCAAAGCGACAGGAAACACCCACCCAGGGGACACCTAACCAGTCTGTTAAGCAGAACCCAGTTAACGAATATCCAAGTCCGCCCTTTTCACGACAACCGCAGGAGCCACCTGGTCTTGCCAGCCAAATGACCCCGCGACCCGACCACGGTGAGAAAAGTTATCAGGGTTCTGGACGGTTAGTAGGACGCAAGGCGCTCGTTACAGGCGGCGATTCCGGCATCGGTCGAGCAGCAGCGATCGCATTTGCGCGTGAAGGTGCTGATGTTGCAATCAACTATCTACCCGTCGAGGAGCCAGATGCCCGCGAGGTAATCCAACTGATTCGGGCAGCAGGACGTAAGGCGGTGGCGATTCCCGGCGATATTCGAGACGAGAAATTCTGCAATCAGCTCGTCGCTAATGCTGTGCGCGAACTTGGCGGACTCGATATTCTAGTCAACAATGCTGGTAGGCAGCAGTCTGTTGACTCAATTCTCAATCTGACGACCGAGCAGTTCGACTCAACGTTTAAGACGAACGTCTACGCGATGTTTTGGATCACCAAAGCTGCTGTGCCGCACTTCTCGCCCGGTGCCAGCATCATCAATACCTCCTCAGTCCAAGCCTATGACCCTAGCGCCAATCTGCTCGATTATGCCCAGACCAAAACGGCGATCGTCGCCTTTACCAAGTCTCTAGCAAAGCAGCTTGCAAAAAAGGGCATCCGTGTGAATGCGATCGCGCCTGGGCCTTACTGGACACCGCTCCAGGTCAGTGGCGGTCAACCGCAGAGTACCATCGAGAAGTTCGGCGGTGACACACCGATGGGCCGTCCCGGGCAGCCAGCGGAACTTGCCCCCATCTATGTGCTTCTTGCTTCACAGGAGTCGAGCTACGCTACTGGGCAAGTGTACGGCGCGGCGGGTGGAAGCGGGAATCCTTAA